Genomic segment of Malus domestica chromosome 15, GDT2T_hap1:
tggaatcaagcttccagtcaggaactgactgcctggaaccccttacctgattacttacctggcattgctctcgagtactcatcttcaacatcttatgcttccagagaagataccacatatgcctaaggaacagatagggcaagtgggaaggatacaaggaagcatgtggagacaagcgtaatagaacacgtgccgatacttccactactttgtcaacaacaaaagtatcccatatcagcagggtcaaacatactctagatttgatggacttgttttgacccacAAATTCTTcagttggccttatactctggaggtaaccagaaaaccctccagcccagttcaagaacaagcttgtggaaagttacttcttcaaaagcaaaagtatctcatatcatctcttctacttttcttctctttatccttcatgctgcctgcaagataagaagaatgagaacaatcagccggaactcgaaatcaaaattctgatctgggactgagtGGTtgaagctctgattgcttaccttgtctgtcacctctttcagcagatcccctagctcggcgacttgggggactcctactacatggtttgtatcgcgcttgaccaagcctgaaactacaagtaagcttcaagtgaaattgatacattaccttgtgcatctccacctgttaaagataccacccctggacggaggaagagtacttccagagaagatgccacatctacctatgagacagataaggcaagtgaagacaataccacacttcgatacttagaagtttcgtgattactcagcggcttggatcttgcaagtccccaaccgaggagcttcccctccaaccaggaggtcaatcacagagcgacacgtgttgacatcagaagccaatcatagcgcgacacgtgtcaacatcggaagccaatcacaacacgacacgtgtcaatgtcagaacaaggctagaaactctctttcataaaaggagatcattttcccaaaatatttcttaatgccatttgtactaaatcattcacttgtacccactaaaggagaacttgaacctatgtacttgtgtaaacccttcacaattaatgagaactcctctactccgtggacgtagccaatctgggtgaaccacgtacatcttgtgtttgctctcctgtctctatccttttacatacttatccatactaatgaccggagcaatctagcgaaggtcacaaacttaatactttctgttgtaccaaagtcctcactgattttgtgcatcaacaatccttaagtccttacctttttgcattggtaatggatgagttaacaggacatattcaagatgttattccttggtgtatgcttttcgcagacgatatagagttgatagatgaaactcaggaaggggtaaatgcgaagcttaacctttggagagaagtgttggaatctaaaggtcttcacctaagccgatcaaagacagaatatatggaatacaagcgggatggatgaagtggaagagtgcatccgacgtgttgtatgaccgtcgtatgccactgaaactcaaggaaaaattttataagacggcaataaggtcggcgatactgtatggcacaaaatgttgggcggtgaagcatcaacacgtacacaaaatgggtgtagcggagatgaggatgcttcgttggaggtgtgggctcacgagaaaggataagattaggaatgagtgggttggacatgtgcaaagaaggcctactgacgctccagttcgaagatgtgactacgggacagaggttcagggccgaagaggTAAGGGAAGACCtagaaaaactttggaagagaccctaagaaaagacttagagtacttggatctaacggaggacatgacacaaaaccgagcgcaatggcgttctaggattcacatagccgaccccacttagtgggaaaaggctttgttgttgttgttgttgttgttgtgcttGAGTATATTTGTAGGGTGTTGAATAGAAGCTAGATAATCTGAGTTAATGTCTGATTTTCAAAATATCTGAGAAGATAAAGTATTATCTGATAGTGAAAAACCTTTTAAgtattttatttcattcatcatttTTTCACTTTAAATTCTCATCATTAGACCGTAATTAAGGGAGGCAAGTCTTCAGTATCCTTACATGCTGACATGTAACACGTCGGCTGTAACCCTCTTTTAATGCAAACCATTTCTGATATCAACTGCCTGATTTTGAAGTGTCTCTTTACTGTTATTCTAATAGGCGCTGGCAATGGTTTGGACAGAATTGATGGTGACATCAAATGCTCTGGCTTTTCAACAAGTGAAGTTGATGCGGTTGTTGAAAGGTCTTTCTTGAGTTTGCAAGCTAATGAGTTGCCTGAGTGCCTGAAGTTACCTTTAGAGCAGGTTCTCTTGTAAATTGTTTTGGTGTTGGTTTCCCAAGTTCTAACTTTTTGGAATGATCTGAAGACTCTATTTGCCATTTTTGAATGTGATGGGGGGATAATGATGGATGAGTGAACTTAATTTGATTGTTACTTGTCCGTATTTAGGTATACTGCGGTAACAGTTACAGGACTGCCTATCCCTTTATTGGTTTCTAACTTTCAGGCATTAACTTGGTATCGGAGCTGAATGGTCTAGTTcattcatgtttgtattttcGTGCATCAGTGCATCACCTCGTCAGATTACTAAATCATTTATGATGTTGATGCTAATTTTTCTTAGACTTTATCCTTTCTAGTCCAGTGAACCTTGCTGTTTAGAGTTTCTCCGCTACCGGACTCAAATCTACATTGGTGGGAGATACCTGAAGGTAAGCTAactgtgatttttcgtttttagAATCAATAGCTTAACTTAACATAACCAGATGTTAGGTTTATCTGGGCATATTGAAATCCACTATTGATCTATTTGCTTATATCTGAAAGTTGGAAAATGAGTTTGAGATGTTTTCTTATTTCTATGTTGGAACGCCTTGCATCCAAGTTTAATCTTCTTCTGCGTCATATAAGCCAATCTTGTTGTTGCCTGTGTGTCATAAGCTAATCTCGTGATTACCTCTGTACCATAAGCTGTTGTTATTGAACAAGAAAGGTCTTTTAATTGATGCTAATTACTTTTTATGTTTCAGTACTCGAGAAATGTGAGTCAAACCTGTTGGATTATTGATGATGAGAGAATGGGAGAAGCATCTGTCGAGGTAATATCTACCCCAAATATTGGCCACAATCTTTCTTATTTGACTTGTTCCTCTGGAAACAGTGGTGGAGATGCTGACAGTTATTTCTGTTCTCCTTCGTAGGAGATACTAGATAGCAACATTCTTCCTATGTGTTGTGGTGATAACTACAAGTTTCATGCTGCCGGAAGAGAAGATATCGATGTAATGGAAATCTACCTTTCTGTACTGCAGTTTGATTTTAATAAGAAAATTCTGAAGTATGTAAATATCTTAGGTACGGATTTCTGGAAGGCCTTTCCAGCTTGAGATACAAAACGCACGCCTTGTCCCATCTGATGAGTCTGTAAAAAGTTTGGAAACGGAGATAAATAAATTGGTGAGCTCACTGTTAAATTGACATTGTTGTTTCTTGTCATTGAACAATTACAAAAAAAACACATTATGGATGCAGGTAGGTTTGAAAAATCTGAAACTGGTTGACAGTCGGTCATGGGATCTGATGCGTGAAGGGGAAGCAGAGAAACAGGTTTCCTTCTTAATTTTTTGGTCACCCACACCAGCACACCCCTCTTTTCACATCATGTTGATGGCCCTCTTGTTATATTGTCTTGAATTTTCATGCAGAAGCAGTACGTCGCGCGAGTGGATTTCTTGCCCTCTCAAGGATGAAGATTTGCATTCTATATCTTCACTAAGACATGGTGAGCGGTTTTCTAAGACTTTTAATAGTTTTCTACTTGGTTATTGTCAACTATAAAGGGTGACATTATGTTGACAGAGTAGGGCTCTGTTCATTGAGTGAGGATCCTTGCCTGATCccctttgtgaggatcccgagAAAAACATGTGGTGCAACGAGAATGACTCGAAAATAGGCTTATGATGAATTTTACAAAATTTCGCAAAACCaattgaaatttttagttttggaaaatcttttgCGTGGAAACTGAGGAACATGTTACAAGATCTTTGGATGTAGTCGTGGAATTTATTGGGTCcaaaagtattttttatgaatttttaatgTTGAAAGTAGAAAAATTAAAGCGTGGGAAAATATTACAAGATCTTTGAATGCAATCGTACCTTTTATTAGGTCCTAGAAGTATATTTTAAGGATTTTTAGTGTTGAAagtagaaaaattaataaaaataattactcAAAAGTTATTTTTAGGTTTCCAAAATCTTAAAAATCTCCTACACTACTATTAGGAAACATATGGTGCGACAAGAATCCTTAAAATAAGCTTTGGATGAATTTTGCAAAACTTTGTGGAACTAATTGAAAACATGGGTAACTCACgaattatgtaaaaaaaattgaaatttttagttttggaaaatcttttgCGTGGAAATTGTGGAACATGTTACAAGATCTTCAGATGTAGTGGAATTTATTGTGT
This window contains:
- the LOC103413821 gene encoding uncharacterized protein → MKRKFESELWFQGKPLPECISAKDALKISLAVTLETLLLCAGNGLDRIDGDIKCSGFSTSEVDAVVERSFLSLQANELPECLKLPLEQSSEPCCLEFLRYRTQIYIGGRYLKYSRNVSQTCWIIDDERMGEASVEEILDSNILPMCCGDNYKFHAAGREDIDVRISGRPFQLEIQNARLVPSDESVKSLETEINKLVGLKNLKLVDSRSWDLMREGEAEKQKQYVARVDFLPSQG